The sequence below is a genomic window from Natronocella acetinitrilica.
ATATAGTCGCGATCATCGAAAGTGCGAACCCAGTGAGGTTTGTAGACCACAAGCATGGTCATGATCATGCCGGTAATGAAGCCCTCGGGAAACATCATCAGAGGTAACATCACCAGGTAATCGTGAACGATTATTGCTGGAGGATAAGCGCCGAGGGCAAGCAGCAGGATCGCTGAGGCAGTGATGGTGGCGCCGATTACGAGCATGGAACCAAAGAACGCCAAGACCAGAACATAGATGAAGAAATGGCGTGGCAGCAGGGTATATGCAATTCGCCCAAGCCCATGGGAGAGGGCGACGGGCAGCACCGTCAAAAGCATGCCATTCATGCCCACCGCGGCCCAGCTGTAGAGGCCCAGGGCGGATAAACCAATGAGTGCCAGCGATGCCCCGACCAGGGCGAGCTGCCAGCCGAACATCAGGGTTAGCGCTGTCACGCCCAGCAAGTGCAATTCGAGTCCCGGGTGGACACCAGCTCCCATGACCCACAACATGGCGACGATGCCTGCCGCACACACCCAAACCGGTTCAAGCTTATTGCTGCGCAACGCATGCCATGGCGCCCCCTTTAGCGCCAGCCACAGGCACCCCGCCCAAAGCACGATAGCCACCCAGCCGATCAGGTTCGGCGCCATGCCATCGTGCAGATTCATCCGGTCATGGCTCAGTCAGTCGACGTCGTTGGCTTCTGGGTGGATCTGGCAGAAATGCTCCATGACCCGTTTCAACTTCGCCGCATGAGCGAAATCGCCACGCTGGCGGGCTGCCGCAATGTCATCCAGAATCATCCGCCGGATTCGTGGTGAGCCATCTGGTGCATGCATCAGATAGTTTCCCATCTCCAGAGCGATGATGCTGTCACAGTGCTCATGCTCGGCGATCGCGTCGATTTCCTCTTCCGTGAGTTCACTCATCCCGAGACAGTCTTCGTAGGTCAGCATGGCAGGCCTCCGGCCGTGTGGCTGTATGGGCTACCAAGCACGCTAAACCAGAGTCGACTCGGGGCGGTTAATCTGGATCAACGCGGGACAAGTTAGCAGCGGAGTCGATTCCCAGCACTTCCCGCTGCCGGCGTCGTCGCCAATGCCAGTCGAACGCGACGCCGGCGGCAAGCAGAGCGAATCCGCTGATCTCGACAAGCATGTTGTAGTTGACCAGCAGGGCATAACTGACAACCGAGGCACCAAGAGAAGCCAGCCCCAAGGGCAGATAAGATTGATGCTGTCGCACACCTGCCGTCACGGCGGCAACTGCAAGCCAGGTGAAGACAAGGATGCCACCGGCCCATAGGCCGTCATCGAGTGCCATATTCAGCCCCAGCAGGGGCAGAAGCGCGAAAGCGGCAAGCAGGCCATAGCAAGTGAACAATGCGAGGCCGAGGCTCGCGAGGCCCGCCGCGCCTCTTCTCCAGAAGAGGCGCAACAGCCGCATTGGGTTGACTCGGCGCCACCAATGGGTCGCCGCAGGCAGGGGCGTTTGGTCACGGTCAACTCGCAAGGCCAGGGAGTGTGCGTCAAAGCTTGCGGCAATCTCCCGCGTCTGCGCACTGGGGCTCAGGGCAAAATAGTCATGTCGGTACAGCACTTCGGGGCTTGCGAAGCCCTCATCAACCAAAAGATCGAGGAGTTCTTCGTCAACGGTGGCGCCAACGACGCACTCCACCCAGAGGCGAGGGTCGCTGTCGCAATCCACGGTGACGGGGCGTCGGATGACAACGTCGGCCAGTTGCAAGGTTCCACCGGGTCGTAGAGCCCTGAACATTTCACGTACCGCCCGGCGTTTGTCGGGAACGAGATTCAGCGCTCCATTGCTGGTGATCACGTCGATGCTGCTGTCGCGCACGGGCAGCTGCTCGGCAGACCCCTCGATCGCGGAGACGTTGTCGTATCCGTTTGCAGAGGCCACATGAGACAGCTTCCGCGACATCTCGGGTGTCAGATCCACGGCGATGACGCGGCCGCGGGGGCCGACCAGACGGCTGGCGATGAGAGCGTCGACACCGGCGCCTGCGCCGATATCCAGAACGGTGTCCCCCTCCTGGATCCGATCTGCGACGAACGGATGGCCGACACCGGCGAACGCCGCCAAAGTGGCGTCGGGGAGGTTGTCCAATTGTTCCCGTTCGTAACCAAGGGCGACCGCCGCATCACGGCCTACGGGAAAGTGAAACCCGGCCGTGGGTTGGCGGGCAACACGTCCGTACATCTGCCTAACGGCCCCGGCGATCTGCTCGCGTGAGTATCCGAGAATAGCGACCATTTGCCTTCTCCCGTGGCAATGTCGTCCAGTCCCTGAGTTTTTCGATCAACGACTTCGAGTGGGGTCCGGGTCGAAGTCAGAAATTCTCGAGAATTCGTTTGATTCTCTCCTGCAGTTGTTCGGGCGCTCTCTCGCTGGCTGCGTCCGTGACCCTCGAGCGTAACTTTTTCTCGAACTCTGCACGCGTGAAACAGTCGCGGCAGCGCTTCAGGTGGTGTTCGATATCGGCGCTGCTCTGAGCATCCAGCTCCTGGTCCAGATACTCTAGCAATTGCCGCACGACTTCTTCGCAACTGAGTTCGCGCCGGCTCATTGACGACCTCCCGACGGAGATGAGCCACCATCGGGGCTCGCGACGGACAGGCCTGCCTCCTGAGCTAGCTGCCAGAGCGTTCGCTGCAGCATGCCT
It includes:
- a CDS encoding anti-sigma factor family protein, producing the protein MSRRELSCEEVVRQLLEYLDQELDAQSSADIEHHLKRCRDCFTRAEFEKKLRSRVTDAASERAPEQLQERIKRILENF
- a CDS encoding energy-coupling factor ABC transporter permease, giving the protein MAPNLIGWVAIVLWAGCLWLALKGAPWHALRSNKLEPVWVCAAGIVAMLWVMGAGVHPGLELHLLGVTALTLMFGWQLALVGASLALIGLSALGLYSWAAVGMNGMLLTVLPVALSHGLGRIAYTLLPRHFFIYVLVLAFFGSMLVIGATITASAILLLALGAYPPAIIVHDYLVMLPLMMFPEGFITGMIMTMLVVYKPHWVRTFDDRDYIHGK
- a CDS encoding MerC family mercury resistance protein, whose product is MVAILGYSREQIAGAVRQMYGRVARQPTAGFHFPVGRDAAVALGYEREQLDNLPDATLAAFAGVGHPFVADRIQEGDTVLDIGAGAGVDALIASRLVGPRGRVIAVDLTPEMSRKLSHVASANGYDNVSAIEGSAEQLPVRDSSIDVITSNGALNLVPDKRRAVREMFRALRPGGTLQLADVVIRRPVTVDCDSDPRLWVECVVGATVDEELLDLLVDEGFASPEVLYRHDYFALSPSAQTREIAASFDAHSLALRVDRDQTPLPAATHWWRRVNPMRLLRLFWRRGAAGLASLGLALFTCYGLLAAFALLPLLGLNMALDDGLWAGGILVFTWLAVAAVTAGVRQHQSYLPLGLASLGASVVSYALLVNYNMLVEISGFALLAAGVAFDWHWRRRRQREVLGIDSAANLSRVDPD